Below is a genomic region from Erigeron canadensis isolate Cc75 chromosome 7, C_canadensis_v1, whole genome shotgun sequence.
CAACCAACAACTTCATCGTCCCCATTATATGATAGATTGATAGCAAATAATGTCATCATGttacttgaaaaaaaaacatgtcagtgtcacttgtaattgatGTGGACCAAGATCATTTTGTATTAAAATTTTCCATAATGTTATTGATGATTAATTATTGTACTGCATTAGTTTGAGCTGTCATTTTCACATTATctagttttttaatttgatcTCTTGTAACGTTTGGGacattatacatatttatgGAACTCTTGATCATAAACTATAAACTATATGCATTttgcaaaacaagaaaaagaaaggttGAAACTTTATGTATTGGTTTTTCAGATCTAAAAGCCATAGTACACACATTACTTATGGCTGATTTCCAAGAGCACTTGTTCCTTATTATCTTATGGCTGATTTCTACCATCTTAATTCTGGTGTTATGTAAATTTACTGGTTCTAAGCATCGATTTCCACCGACCCCATTTGCCCTTCCCATTATAGGCCATCTGCACCTTCTTGGCCCGATACCTCACCAAGCTTTTCACAAGATTTCTCTCCGATATGGAGGAGTTTTCCGCCTCTTTCTAGGCTCTGTACCTTGCGTTGTCGTTTGTTCACCAGAAATGGCAAAAGAATTCcttaaaacaaatgaaaatgcCTTTCTTGATAGACCTCAAAACTCGGCTGTAGCTTACTTAAGTTACGGGTCAAAAGACTTTGCTTTTGCTCCATATGGATCTTATTGGAAGTTCATGAAGAAAATAGTCATGTCACAGCTCTTAAATGGTACTACACTTGACTTGCTTCTTCCAGTTAGGCGCGATGAGATTAATCGTTTTATGAaatcattatctaaaaattcCAAAGTTGGGAAATCGGTGGATCTTGATAAGGAGCTTGTGAGGATGTCAAACAATGTGATATCAAGAATGCTTATGAGTGAAAGGTGTTCAGATAATGTAGATGATGCAGGGGAAATGAATCAATTGGTTACTGAGATAGCAGAGATTACGGGTAAATTTAACATATCAGACTACATTTGGTTCCTTAAGAATCTAGATTTGCAAGGATTTgggaaaaagatgaaggatATTCATAGAAGATTCGACCAACTGATAGAAAGGATCATTAAAGAACATGAAGAGGCAAGAAAGTTGGATTCAGGGGCATCATCCAAGGACTTGCTTGACATTTTACTCGATGTTGCAGAAGATACGAGCATGGAGATTAAGTTGACTAGAGAGAACATTAAGGCCTTCATTTTGGTAACATGAACAGATGATATATCTATAAGTTATGGGCTTTGTATgtcaaaaatactaaattatatatttttgtcttttcaggATATGATAATTGCAGGAACAGATACTTCCGCAATTACAGTAGAATGGGCTTTAGCAGAACTTATCAACCATCCAAACATAATGAGAAGAGCGGTGGAAGAAATTGATCAAGTTGTAGGCAAAACCCGACTTTTACAAGAGTCTGACATACCAAACCTTCCCTACCTCCAATTGATTGTCAAGGAAACTCTACGGCTCCATTCCACGGGCCCAATTATTTTTAGGCAATCAACAGAAGACTGCATAGTAGGAGGTTACCATATTCCTGCATCCACTGCTGTTTTTGTAAACGTTTGGGCCCTCGGTAGAGACCCAAACCATTGGGAAAAACCACTTGAATTCTGGCCCGAAAGATTCAAAGAAAACAACTTGGATGTGAGGGGACAACATTTTCACTTGTTACCGTTTGGTAGTGGCAGGAGAATGTGTCCTGGGACGTCACTAGCGTTGCAGGTGATACACACAACGCTTGGTGCCATGATTCAGTGTTTTGACTGGAAGGGTGAGAAAGACGGAAATCTTACTAGTGTTGACATGGAAGAGGGAGTTGGGATCACTCTTCCTAGAGCAAACCCTTTGGTTTGTATTCCTGTGGCTCGGCTTAATCCAATTCCATTCTTAGTGTAACATGTCATGGATCAAGTTCGGTTCGTATAAGTCTTTCATGTTGCAAAGGTCTAGCTTCCATTGTTTGTGTAATAAAAAATGATCGAGGTTCCAAATATAAAGCTTTAAGAATTAAGATATTCatgtaaagagaatgaaaacaCATTGTAAAATCAAAATAAGAGAGAATGTAGAAGACATATGTTAGATTTATATCAATCTATGATGAGTCTTAATCGCCAAATCGGTATTCTCCTTTATTGTGTTGTTTAAGTATCATAGTTGAATCTTTGGTGGTCAATATTAAATACGGAAGTTGTGGCTTACAGTTCAAAGTTGATTAGGTCGCATTTGATTCATAAATTATGATAGAATCTAATGTAAATGGAATTAAAGTCCATTTTGATGGAATCTTTATTCCATATAGATAgaggaaggaatctcattcatTTTGACACTTATatcttcaaaaaaataaaaaatgttcggtcaaatttcattccaatcaatttttaatttcttcaacCTATTTTATtcctttcaaaaatattatgtgaattaaataaaagagttataattaaaataaatctaGTAGTTGTAAACCACTCAAAAGAGTTAtgcttattaaaataaaatttaaaacctaaaataagttgaaaaagttTAGTTGACCACACCCACCGATGACATGTTTGATATATCTGGAAGTGGATAAGCAGATGGATCAAATTCACAAAATAATATGAAGTTTTATCTCATAGAACGCGCGTCTAGGTACCTTGAGTCTTTATTTTTGCTACATATTCTTCctttaattttctgtttttcaatctTTACCAAATTGTCTTTCTCTCATAGTCACATGTTCGCATGAAGAGATAAGTTGgacacttttaattaattaaaatcttgaaatttataattaatgtaCTTGACTATTTATTAAaaactcattttttatttatttaaaacaacaATCGTCGCAAGAAGTCAGGCATAAAATTTGCGGTTATATGATATCCTTTTCTTTAAAATGAGCCAAAGAATAATGTGCTTTCTTTTTGAAAGAAGATAAGAGAAATCCAAACCAGTGACGACTTTATAAACTTTTGCCTTAAAGCTACCATAAATAATGGGATTTGCAATATATTTGGTATAGTTTTTCTTCCTTTTAAAAAATGAgtttatcttatatttttggtaaatatttatttgaaatttaagatttgaaatatatttatacattttaaaagtCCATTAAATTAAGGATTTTGTTAGCTATATGAGTTATATTTAACTAGCCTGTTACCCGCATAATGCGGTGTGGTTGTGGCTGCGACGATGTAATGGTGGAGTCGGTTGTCGGTGGTAGATAAGGTGTCGAATGATGTAAATAATCGATGTAAAAGgttattaaaagattttaattatCATAGTCTTATCTCATTAATATTTCACTAGTATAagatataacatttttattttatcttaattaTTTGATCATGACATTAAAATCAAAGATAACCAAGTTAAAGAATTGatgaattatatttataatgtaattaaatagATCAAGTTGATTTATTAAGTGAATATATCATTTGTTATGTAAGTTCATTTGCGTATACCCTAAATCTAATATATTTTCTTGTATCTTACCAaggttatttttttcttttttgaaaagtgtggatTATTTGCTCGCACATGAGATTTATTTAAATTGTCTTGACCGGGTCTGCGTTAGAAAGTTCATTCACTCTTAATACCTAGTAGTTAGAAAAACCCCCAACTAAACCATTCGAAAGCGCGACATGTAATTAAGATAAAACTCTGTTtcctctgcaggactcaaacctgcttcgcTGAAAGACTTTAATTGTAAATTCCTTGtctcgaactcaagacctccaGTATATAAAGGTAATGCTTAACTACTGAGTTATAATAAGAAATACTTGTATCTTACCAAAGTAACCATATAAATGATACTTTATTTCTTATCTTATCTAgaatataaatgaaaaagataaaaatataaaaaaatttctagaTTAAGGTGGTGTTTGATAAACTCTTAATTAAAAAGCCATGActtaattttaattgtcttaatccattaagtcaagaaaatatgtttgtttttgacttaataaaccaaaaaataactatattgacTTAATCTATACAAACAATGTatatccattcagtcactttCTCCATTCATTCACTTAAAACAAACAAGCCCTAAGTTTTACTAATTAGGAAGCCTAATGGACCTGCTCATCCAATTAGATAGAAGTCCATATCTCTGTGACATGATGGATCGACCGATACTGACCAATCAgaattaacattttattttcacaaaaatgaaaggaaaaaaagataCCAATAAAGTCATAATCAAAATCTCACATAACTTATCTAAAAATCCTAAACCGTCCGATGAATCCTCCGACTACACCGAACAACCTCAAAAAACAACCCAATCACATTAAAACACTTGCATATGATTTATGTGTCCACCTTATCCATTTAttatattctttctttttcaattttctcatcctttttcaaactatataaataccATGCACCGCCACCTTATACACTCTATTTATATACTTGCACATtccatacaacatatatatagataaagtaCACACTCTACAAACAACTTATATctctatataaatttttttttttaatttttactaaacaaattatttagttaaatttttttaaagaagtttttaatatatctatatataggaaaagtatatatatctatggcTCCGGCAATATTGACAACATTAGCAACGGAGATAATAATTCCGGTATGTGCGGTTGTGGGTATTTTATTTTCGTTGTTACAATGGGCTTTAGTGTCAAAAGTCAAAGTGACACCAAGTGAGAATATTAGTAGAGGCAAATCAAATGGTTATGAGGATGAATTGTTGATTCAAGAAGATCAAGAAGATGGTGTTGATGGTTATAATGTTGTTATTAAATGTGCTGACATTCAAAATGCCATTTCTGAAGGTATGGATTACTTtgcatttattttttatctttttatagagtggtataatttttatgattaataTTGTTGGTTGGTTTTGGATTGATATACATGTGATATGATGATGACTTGGATATTTTATGTACTTTAAGAGGATTGTGAGATTGGGTGTCTCAAAGATTATCTAATTTTGTGATTATGGTGTTTATAGAAAATAAATCATGAGAAATTAGTGTTTTGATAAAACCACATAAATAACTAATTAAGTGGTCTATTTGTGTCTGTCTATTTcaaaaacgcagttttgaaaaaaagaagTTTGAAATTTCGTGCCAGGAACATCATTTAATTGGTTTGGAAATACTTTAACATCCACTAAATTGTGTAATTTACAAACAATAACAATACCCCAACGgtttttgggtcccaataccgtttTCGACCGTGTATGGGGAAGTTAAGATGCAAATAGGCTTACCTTTACCACTACCAAAAGTAGAGATGTTGTTTCAAGTTATACCAAATGTAGAATAGACCCTCCAGCTTGCTGGGCATGAAGATTGAGCCCTTGACCTCTACCTGTCAAGGGTTCAATCTTTTGATCCAACTCAGTTGGTTTTAATTGTGTAATTTACGAAGTTTGTGAAAATCGTGTTTTGCTTTTCCAATCATGTACTCAACTTTCAAAGCTTAGTTATAATGTATCAAATTATTCAAGAGTGGTAGTCTGCTAAATTAAGTGGCACTATAATTTTTGGAACGACTACAGGACAGTACTCCAATCGTCCAATGTAGCAACACATATCTTGAAAAGGAAGGACGACTCTTTTGACTAGGATGTATTAATTAATGTTCTTTTTAACCCGAAGCTATTTTCTAGCTTCTGACTATGTTCTTCCCTACTACCCATTTATGTACTAAATGACCTAATTGTATGTTTTGAAAGTTTAGTACTACATGACAAGGTAAGATTTGAAAGATACATACAATACTAAATCATGTATAAAAGCACTTTAGATAAATCATTTATAATAAGCAAGTCCGGTAAATTAGTTAGTTAACTTTTGGTTTggactagtatatatagtaCTTATGCTAAAGTTACGGTTTTGGACTAGAATTTATGCCAAAATTTCTGGCCCTAAAATGCTAGTAAATGGTACATTTTTGTTGAAAATACTTAATATGCATCTATTAGTATGATacaatcatttaaataataacaatttaCTGATTTGATTGATGATTCTTGCTCATACAATGCTGGTTAATGGTTGTTTCAAATTTAACAGGTGCAACGTCGTTCTTGTACACCGAGTATCAGTATGTTGGCGTTTTCATGGTCGTTTTTGCGATTTTGATCTTCGTTTTCTTGGGTTCTGTTGAGGGGTTCAGCACCAAGAGCCAAAAATGTACCTATGATGTTACTAGAATGTGTAAGCCTGCACTTGCAACTGCTGCCTTTAGTACTATTGCCTTTGTACTTGGGGCTATTACGTCCATTGTTTCGGGTTTCCTTGGTATGAAAATAGCTACTTATGCTAATGCAAGGACAACGTTAGAAGCTAGAAAAGGTGTCGGTAAAGCATTTGTTACTGCGTTTAGGTCAGGTGCTGTAATGGGGTTTCTTCTTGCTGCAAACGGGCTTTTGGTTCTATACATTGCGATTAATCTTTTCAAGTTGTACTACGGTGATGACTGGGAAGGACTTTTTGAGGCTATAACTGGTTATGGGCTTGGCGGTTCTTCGATGGCTTTGTTTGGAAGAGTTGGTGGCGGTATATATACGAAGGCTGCTGATGTTGGTGCTGACCTTGTTGGAAAGGTGGAACGGAACATTCCAGAAGATGACCCAAGAAATCCTGCAGTAAGTGATATTcatatttcatactcatattcATTTAGAATGAATTATTAAAACTGAGTTTTTGTTTCAACACAGATACTTTTTGGTACAGTTTAGGTTCTGGTTCACCCGAACCATATTTTGTCATCCAAAAAAGGAGTCTTTATTAATAATTCGtgtcaacaaatatatatgttgtttcgCTCTAAATCTAACTTTTGGAATATAACAATTTAGGAGGCTTAATGTAGTGACATTTTGACTTGTTTTACCAACTCAGAGCAACCAATAAGTGAAGGATTGAGAGGCCACCTTTCCTGTAGTTTCAGCAACAAACTTTGTGTTTTTAAAGTTTCTGTTTTTGTTGTAGGTCATTGCAGATAATGTCGGGGATAACGTTGGGGACATTGCTGGGATGGGATCAGACCTTTTTGGCTCGTATGCAGAATCATCTTGTGCAGCACTTGTTGTTGCTTCCATTTCATCATTTGGAATTGAGCATGATTTCACTGCAATGTGCTACCCGTTGCTTGTGAGTTCGGTGGGAATTCTTGTTTGCTTGATAACCACCCTATTTGCAACTGATTTCTTTGAAATCAAAGCTGTTGATGAAATCCAAAAGGCATTGAAGAATCAGCTTATAATCTCCACTATCCTTATGACTGCTGGTATTGCTGTTGTTAGCTTCATTGGGCTTCCGACGTCCTtcacaatatataattttggtTCTCAAAAGATTGTGTACAACTGGTAAGCATAAGTTCTTTTTGTTGATTCAGTTATGTTTGCACTATTGAACAATTGATTTATATCTTACTGGGGATGGGGTATATATGTATGCAGGCAACTTTTCTTGTGTGTATGTGTTGGCCTTTGGGCTGGACTTATCATCGGTTTCGTGACCGAGTACTACACCAGCAATGCTTACAGGTATGTTGTTTTGCAGCTAGAGCTATCAGTGACAATATCTACTCATTTATGAATGAGGGGGTCAGTTGGAACCGTGTTTTTatctcaaacgggtcaaaattgTTGAAAATGCCATTAGTGTAATTTGAATGCACATAACCAcctatattgttattattatttgaagatTAAGATTTAATATCGTAACAACTTTGATTTTGCTACAAATCatcttttttaaagaaaaaagacgAGATTTCATATCAACTTGACCCTGCTTGTGTCAATCCGGAGTTAAGGTGACCCATTTCAACCCAATCCCATTTCAACTTTTACACATTTAGCtatagattttaattttttttattatgattgCTAATTCAGTTTTCTTCTAACTTTCTGCAGTCCTGTGCAAGATGTTGCTGATTCCTGCAGGACTGGAGCTGCAACAAATGTTATCTTTGGCCTTGCATTGGGATACAAATCGGTCATCATTCCCATTTTTGCCATAGCTATCAGTATCTTTGTTAGTTTCAGCTTTGCTGCCATGTATGGGATTGCAGTTGCTGCTCTTGGAATGCTTAGCACCATTGCAACTGGATTGGCTATAGATGCTTATGGTCCCATCAGTGACAATGCTGGCGGCATTGCGGAGATGGCAGGCATGAGTCACAGAATCCGTGAGAGGACCGACGCCCTTGATGCTGCTGGGAACACCACTGCCGCCATTGGGAAGGTGATTGGTTATCTTCTATAAACTTTAGTTCTATAACAAAACTTCGTTTGTGCCgatgatatgtatatatgatctTATAGGGATTTGCTATTGGGTCTGCTGCATTGGTTTCATTGGCACTATTTGGTGCTTTTGTCAGTCGGGCAGGAATCCAAACAGTTGATGTTTTGACACCGAAGGTCTTCATAGGTTTGATTGTCGGCGCCATGCTTCCATATTGGTTTTCAGCCATGACCATGAAGAGTGTGGGTAGTGCAGCTTTGAAAATGGTGGAGGAAGTCCGTAGGCAGTTCAACACCATCCCAGGCCTCATGGAGGGTCTTGCGAAACCAGATTACACAACGTGTGTGAAGATCTCGACTGATGCATCTATCAAGGAGATGATTCCCCCTGGTGCCCTTGTTATGTTAACTCCTCTAATTGTTGGGACATTGTTTGGAGTCGAAACACTTTCAGGTGTCCTTGCTGGTGCCTTAGTCTCTGGAGTCCAGGTAATTATTACATCTTTGGTAAAAATGTTGTGTCATTAACATTGATGGTTACTTATAACTTATGAATTATGATTTTTCTGGTATACAGGTTGCGATATCTGCCTCGAATACTGGTGGTGCATGGGACAATGCCAAGAAGTATATTGAGGTAATTATCCGTTTTGTTGTTGCCATGGTGGTCAAACTGGATGGGTAATTGGTCAAATGGTTCAAGTCAAATGGATAAACTTTATATGCATTGGGACTGGATGTGTGTCCCAATCTTCTATGTTCCTTCCCAAAGAGTTAATTGTTTTTCTACAGTTATGTAGATTAAGCCATGGTTATTACTTGATGCGGCAAAAATTGGCAGATTGGGTAATGGGTTAAATCAGTTTATTTTTTGTAGATTTAAATGGGTCGGATCCAAAAACCCATTTTGCCTTACATATTAGATTTTCTGCAAATTTATAGTCGGTCAACAAAGATCATTTTGTTTCCATAATTGTCCAACTTGCTAAACAAAATGATCTATGGAGGCTTTTTATTTGCGGGTAATCGAGATTTGGGGTTTTTTGGCCAACTAATCTGGGGATCACAGTCcactggcacataaacatgaaCCAGTTTATGTCATTAAAAACACACTCCGggtgatctttttttttttttttggtgatcACTACAGTTTAACCCGTTTTCTTTTAAGAAATTTTTAATGCCACCTGTTCAACTCATCGAGGTATAACTGAACCCGAATCAACCTATTGATGAGTAGGCAGGTCAAAGTTAACACCTCGAgttacattttaaaattttgaccaATTTCAATTGCCCATCAGGCTGGTGCATCAGAACACGCAAGGACCCTTGGACCAAAAGGATCTGAACCACACAAGGCTGCTGTGATCGGTGACACTATTGGGGACCCACTCAAGGACACCTCAGGTCCATCACTCAACATTCTTATCAAGCTCATGGCTGTGGAATCGCTCGTCTTTGCACCTTTCTTTGCTACTCATGGTGGTCTGCTCTTTAAGCTATAGGCTGCAGACATCTATTTAGCACCTAATTTGCCCGTAGGTAGTCATGCCAGTGATGATGTTGAAAAAAGTTAGTTTCTTCAGATATAGACTCGAGTTCTCTTTCATTTTCTAGTAGTGGTTTGGTTTAGATGAAACTTAGGGTGGGATTCTGCTGGTTGTTTCATGCAGTAGCGTTCTATAAGAAAGAAAAGTTTATCTATCtttagactatatatataatgcagaAATTGGTCCCAAAAAGTTTATCTATCtttagactatatatataatgcagaAATTGGTCCCAAGTTATTATTGGCTTTCTGAAATTAGTAACCTGTAGTGACATTTCTCAGAACCACAACGATATAAACATAAACTGGtttgattttgtattaaaaCCAAGTTGATGCCAAACTGTAGGTTGAATGCAAATTTCGGAGTTGGTGTTTTGAAATAAATGCAATGTAAAATACATCTTTGTTTCAATGTTTGAAGGTGAGAAAGATAGAATCAAATCATATAATGATGATTTTAACCAATTTTTACATTTGAGGCTAGTTCGAAAATTGAAATGCTGCAGAAGGCCCAAACGCAGCTTAATGCTTGTCTCCATTGTTTTGTAATAATCTTTTTCGGGCTTGACATATGGCCCGCGTTTCCTTCACCAACTTTAACAGATCAGTGAATGGTCATGGCGGTTTTATAAGAATCCAACTTACACTTGATCGACAAGACTTCGGTTTTTACTAGAATTGGTTGGTTCTGTGGATTCAAGACTAGTGGTAGATTAGGGCTAAACAGACGGAATGGATGGGTTGGATAATAGAGGATTCTATATAGAATCGGATGCGTCAAATTGGGTTAACCAAAACTTCATCATAGAGGACGAACATGTCAAGTTTGGTTAGCGAGAAACACTTCTGGCAAAACTATGTATGCCCTTCATTAACAATCTGTATGAAACTATGATCAGAAAAACATATGAATACTGTTTGGATAATAACACTGGTATTA
It encodes:
- the LOC122607666 gene encoding cytochrome P450 93A3-like, which translates into the protein MADFQEHLFLIILWLISTILILVLCKFTGSKHRFPPTPFALPIIGHLHLLGPIPHQAFHKISLRYGGVFRLFLGSVPCVVVCSPEMAKEFLKTNENAFLDRPQNSAVAYLSYGSKDFAFAPYGSYWKFMKKIVMSQLLNGTTLDLLLPVRRDEINRFMKSLSKNSKVGKSVDLDKELVRMSNNVISRMLMSERCSDNVDDAGEMNQLVTEIAEITGKFNISDYIWFLKNLDLQGFGKKMKDIHRRFDQLIERIIKEHEEARKLDSGASSKDLLDILLDVAEDTSMEIKLTRENIKAFILDMIIAGTDTSAITVEWALAELINHPNIMRRAVEEIDQVVGKTRLLQESDIPNLPYLQLIVKETLRLHSTGPIIFRQSTEDCIVGGYHIPASTAVFVNVWALGRDPNHWEKPLEFWPERFKENNLDVRGQHFHLLPFGSGRRMCPGTSLALQVIHTTLGAMIQCFDWKGEKDGNLTSVDMEEGVGITLPRANPLVCIPVARLNPIPFLV
- the LOC122607663 gene encoding pyrophosphate-energized vacuolar membrane proton pump 1-like; translated protein: MAPAILTTLATEIIIPVCAVVGILFSLLQWALVSKVKVTPSENISRGKSNGYEDELLIQEDQEDGVDGYNVVIKCADIQNAISEGATSFLYTEYQYVGVFMVVFAILIFVFLGSVEGFSTKSQKCTYDVTRMCKPALATAAFSTIAFVLGAITSIVSGFLGMKIATYANARTTLEARKGVGKAFVTAFRSGAVMGFLLAANGLLVLYIAINLFKLYYGDDWEGLFEAITGYGLGGSSMALFGRVGGGIYTKAADVGADLVGKVERNIPEDDPRNPAVIADNVGDNVGDIAGMGSDLFGSYAESSCAALVVASISSFGIEHDFTAMCYPLLVSSVGILVCLITTLFATDFFEIKAVDEIQKALKNQLIISTILMTAGIAVVSFIGLPTSFTIYNFGSQKIVYNWQLFLCVCVGLWAGLIIGFVTEYYTSNAYSPVQDVADSCRTGAATNVIFGLALGYKSVIIPIFAIAISIFVSFSFAAMYGIAVAALGMLSTIATGLAIDAYGPISDNAGGIAEMAGMSHRIRERTDALDAAGNTTAAIGKGFAIGSAALVSLALFGAFVSRAGIQTVDVLTPKVFIGLIVGAMLPYWFSAMTMKSVGSAALKMVEEVRRQFNTIPGLMEGLAKPDYTTCVKISTDASIKEMIPPGALVMLTPLIVGTLFGVETLSGVLAGALVSGVQVAISASNTGGAWDNAKKYIEAGASEHARTLGPKGSEPHKAAVIGDTIGDPLKDTSGPSLNILIKLMAVESLVFAPFFATHGGLLFKL